Genomic DNA from Ruminococcus sp. OA3:
TTATCATAATACAAAAACTGCCCCCGGCGGCAACCAGGGGCGGCAAATGAATTAACCGCCAGTGGCGATTAATAATAAAATATTCAAGGGAGGAATATGTATGAAAAAGAAAATTATTACTGTAATTTTTTGTTCGATTACTTGTTCGCTTGTCTTATTTATGACTGCCTGCGGAGAAAACAAGTCCGTTGAACAAACATCATTTGATAAAACGAATACTGCAAACACACAATTAATTGATAAAATTCCCGTTCCTGAAATACCAAGTAGTATAAAGATAGAGTTCAAAACTGATATTACAGATAACCCATCAGCAGAAGAACAAACAAAATTCGATTTTGCTCATGATCTTTGGTATAAAGGTGATACAGAAGAAGCTTTAAAAGAATTTGAGGGATTTTTGGAAACATATTCAGAAAGTGATTTAGCAGATGATGCCCAGTATTACATTGGAGTATGCTTCGATAATTTAGAAGATTATGAAAATTCACTTGAGTCATACTCTAAAGTTATTATAAATTATCCCAACAGTTCATCTGTAGCTTCGGCGTATTATAGTATTGCGTGGGTGTATGGATACGCGCTCGATGATCCAGAAAAAGCAATACCTTACTATGTTGCTTGCATAGATAAAGCAAGCTTAAGTCAAATTGATACAGTGAATAAAGCAATTACAAACTTAGAAGAAACTACAAGTATACAATTTGAATACCCCAACTCGTATGACGCACCAACGCAATTACCAAATGATCTTTCGGGATTACAGCCCAATACGAATGAATCTGTTGATAAAATATTGGAAATTGCTCGTTTAAATTCAAAAACTGCATTAGATTATGATTTGGAAATAGCCTACAATTACATAAAAAATAATTATCCAAATTACTACACTGATAATTTAAAGATGGAGCTAACAATGTACTATGGTACTTTACTTGACTGTTCATTTCCTGAAACATTTGATCTTTCAAAACTAGGTTTCAAAGCCTTGGAATGTGTTAAATATGTGTACCGTGGATATGATGCAATAGACTCACCCGACACTCAGGTTCATTTGCAAAGATTAGAAAAATTAATACTTTCTAGTAAAGGATATTTTTGAAATAATTTAAAAACCGCCCC
This window encodes:
- a CDS encoding tetratricopeptide repeat protein; amino-acid sequence: MKKKIITVIFCSITCSLVLFMTACGENKSVEQTSFDKTNTANTQLIDKIPVPEIPSSIKIEFKTDITDNPSAEEQTKFDFAHDLWYKGDTEEALKEFEGFLETYSESDLADDAQYYIGVCFDNLEDYENSLESYSKVIINYPNSSSVASAYYSIAWVYGYALDDPEKAIPYYVACIDKASLSQIDTVNKAITNLEETTSIQFEYPNSYDAPTQLPNDLSGLQPNTNESVDKILEIARLNSKTALDYDLEIAYNYIKNNYPNYYTDNLKMELTMYYGTLLDCSFPETFDLSKLGFKALECVKYVYRGYDAIDSPDTQVHLQRLEKLILSSKGYF